In Pseudoalteromonas sp. NC201, a single window of DNA contains:
- a CDS encoding non-ribosomal peptide synthetase, whose translation MSISQLVASATSSGVYLYTEGGQLKYKLSVASFPENLKQEILANKQEIIHFLTKNEINPKSTISALASHDGHFPLSFAQQRLWFIDRFEGQSAQYNIPKVIKVAGDFSVDIAERAIKKLIWRHKVLRTTYGEVEGEPFQQINQEFKFKINRIDLSALEAQYQQRKLAELIRYDAEKSFDLATELMLRVSYIIAGPDNQNTLLFNMHHIASDGWSMNIFVREFVAEYQALQMGQETRLTPLAIQYIDFAVWQRQWLTESRLAEQLRYWRQQLSGAPLLHRLPLDYPRPERKGNEGARVFSRYSTAAIEAFAMRHGMTPFMVFHAALSIVLCRHSNQSEFIVGTPFANRQNTALAPLIGFFVNTLILKSSIKHDTVAAFLTHIRDTNLAAQSYQDLPFEQIVEHCQVERSVQHTPIFQVMLSMFQGESSSKPSLSLQGVEFEEVLSDNITTKYDLDISISLSESGCKLTWVYDTELFNEETITQFDRHFGNVLDNLLTQPVEQPLVELELLSERERSYLLTELNSTAQDVEVPSCLLHELFERQAKSQPDAVAVETASESISYGQLNQRANQLARQLQHQAVQLGDAVGILLTRSVNMVVAVLAVLKAGGRYVPLDPNYPKQRLEYIVADTQLQHVICNEHTQGLLDIAGVTLWQLDATKLQQDLAQQCRDNLGRHPQATSDQPSYLIYTSGSTGKPKGVVIAHRNALAMVQWAGEFYQPEELAGVLASTSLNFDLSVFELFVPLSFGGKVILVENILTLLNEDIAGISLINTVPSGIDALLAAQRLPSSVLSVNLAGEPLAQTVVEKLFSGRELRRVVNLYGPSEDTTYSTYYEMTAAPEQAPRIGRPVSNTQAYVLGEQGELLPFGVTGELYLGGAGVACGYLNQPQLTAQRFIPDRFSHNTDARLYRTGDLVRYDQQGELCFIGRVDEQVKLRGFRIELGEIEHHLNSHDAVIESLVLVVEEAGEAQLQAYVRTEEATGLAQQLREYLRALLPEYMLPSRYIAVSQWPLSPNGKIDKNALKAKVNQPIAEQIMQPQSETEVKLLNIWSSILNTPVTEIDLNSSFFSQGGHSLRAVKMQAAIQAEFAKSLSLQTIFKAQSIRNIAHCLDEQADYILGATIQAKADKSQLHPLSYAQKRLWFIDNLNQGSSEYHITSAVQLSGKFDLASAQQSFTLLIERHETLRTVFIKSADGVVMQKVNHTKPFQIKHLSLTHLTGDAQKLALERLIHEQNSQPFDLSLDQMLRVSAVSLAEDELAIIFTVHHIASDAWSMGVLVNEFCSIYQVQVTQQPQDLPPLSIQYSDYAHWQQQSDTQARISSQLHYWQQQLQGLPSVHQIPLDHARPSAKLSNGKRLQRKLPSALAEKLQRLATAANITPFMLYHGALSLLISKYSYEHDVVIGTPVANRCQTELEPLIGFFVNTLVLRSDTQERTLSAFFQHIRDVNLAAQEHQEVPFEQVVDACCNSRTTQYTPLFQIMLNMNNTESSSFTLSGVEANLIPVAADRCKYDLEFAVQLSSSCPVLMLQYDTSLFLPSSMELMLADFAALLTSLSECTFETTMLSELTLSSSERGYIGREAPQELRLQESFQQQVNRKPKQAALQFSNSTMTYADLAAQVQDLACYLVTHFPPHARIGICLGRCESLLVSVLAILRADMTYVPMDPSHPEQRLLRIAEHAELAAIITKPEWQSKLQGVSIATVVDINTYEKTAKTKLAEVYSNPVAYVIYTSGSTGTPKGIEVLHKGLSNYLDYAAKHYLRAGILRSVVSSTLSFDATLTSLLAPLISAKTITILPEEDTLADLYQCLRSGPASLFKLTPSHLKALCAIHHGESITTPHTIVVGGEQFTGQLLGQCQRWLNGATFVNEYGPSETVVGCCDYVVLPGQKEPASAAVSIGRAIANTQLYVLDPYLQVAPKGGVGELCIAGFGVAKGYVQQPQLTAEKFLNWQGERIYRSGDLVRQRKDGNLVYVGRIDEQVKIRGYRIELAEIEALAVAFTGVEQAVAHVIEGKNNSAQLLLYITLKPTLCGNEQTSLLKRYLAEQLPEYMVPSQFVVLEQFPLTVNGKVDKRALPQPELTTAHYRGPQNKTEAQLQQLWSSLLKIPQASLSCEANFFALGGDSILSIQLVSRAAEQGLYFSVKDLFRHQHIVALARCVKQSKGYTIAQEAVIGEMPLLPIQQAFFKNETALAHFNQSVLLSTPEDFDTQCLIPMLQALVTRHDALRLSFDKSQGQWRGWYQALEALALSNCIEQHEWDGEAESLTAIAERAQRSLSPIDGELLRLVYLANKAGTGRLLLVIHHLVVDGVSWRILLSDIAQLYQQYQAGEALQLGDKTHSYQQWGRHLQRYSESEGLQQQRSYWRELEADNSWQQHYGHEQVQAGVRRQLQIQLSEGETQALLTMVPQSYRTQVNEVLLAALWLAHQRCSGAQTLSVTLEGHGREGVAGVIDLSQTVGWFTSMYPLQLSVQAAEDVGGILMAVKEQYRQVPDTGIGYGVLKYLCGDSELADKMMPALQFNYLGQFDQTVKQTGAFNIAEENRGQHISAARIAQEELVLNGKVVFGSLGFTLNYDTGCYCEGALSTLMKAYEQALRDVITHCKAVGVGPYTPSDFPLARVTTEELERWDIGSDIADLYPATGMQQGLLFHGLLEAGSYVTQTRISFKDLDASAFKAAWLAVIERHNIFRTAFVGIEQGNAHQRVSAHAVLPWKEEDLREMSQAQQQHYLDDYQRMDKRKAFAIDAAPLMRFSLFNVGDEHTLLWSYHHALLDGWCIPLVFKEIKQCYEALCAGIPLASGAPEYSYRDYAQWLSEQDKEETVAFWRDTLAPLSSHTQLPAEQGEVGAGEGEYRIEFSVSETAALQRLAAEARTTLNIVVQTAWGVLLQRYGNQGAVVFGSVTSGRPASLAGVESILGLFINTVPVVVESGAEDTVLGLLQAQHEQQVAREGHSYYPLYEIQKQSPLGEPLFNSVFVFENYPVDAQLSEADEQSGLEVTTAETTEGTNYDLTVVAHVSEGLSIRLEGGAGHYNSASLARLGGHYKRLLLGLTKALKVAEVELLSERERSYLLTELNSTAQDVEVPSCLLHELFERQAKSHPDAVAVETANESISYGQLNQRAEAVSQHLCANSIYQVGDTVGVYVGRSTDMMVAILAILKAGGTYLPLEPSYPISRTEYMLQDSEATCVLTDSPLESDLKHLALERICVANAVQTVVGEGCSQSRGKLSDTAYIIYTSGTTGNPKGVAIAHQSVTELAVALKKRLPTGRNARVLQFSTPCFDASVLEWVWALTQGASLHICGEQERANPDLMARYLVQQKITHTLLTPSYLAHLPFREDYHFAALAVGGEACDEELGWRWACHYPVFNLYGPTEITVCASIAEIYENEQITIGRAMPNTELYILDQSQQLCPFGVAGELYIGGNGVAKGYINRAELTAERFVTLPNLAPCKRLYRTGDLVRYLESGELEYLGRADEQIKIRGYRIEPREVERQLALLEQVNKAVIKIDKDGQGHNRMLAYIEPITTVGPDFVSHIKSQLRTNLPAFMVPAAIITVEQWPLLPSGKVNKAALSYEIDNVESAVKAPRDEIEQALAGIWQRLLSIPYEQISVDAHFMELGGHSLLLIQLLAEINDYWSLELSLAELIAHPEIATLAEKVRQLLTIRDLNRQASLATVIEEGTL comes from the coding sequence ATGAGTATCAGTCAGCTAGTTGCAAGTGCCACGTCTTCAGGTGTGTACCTATATACAGAAGGCGGGCAGCTGAAATATAAATTATCGGTTGCTTCATTTCCTGAAAATCTCAAGCAAGAAATACTGGCAAACAAACAAGAAATTATTCATTTTTTAACAAAGAATGAGATTAATCCTAAGTCAACTATATCTGCGCTGGCATCTCATGACGGTCATTTCCCTCTCTCTTTTGCTCAGCAGCGCCTGTGGTTTATCGATCGCTTTGAAGGGCAGAGTGCACAATACAACATACCTAAGGTGATTAAAGTCGCAGGTGATTTCTCGGTTGATATTGCAGAACGAGCCATTAAGAAATTGATTTGGCGGCATAAAGTATTGCGAACCACTTACGGAGAGGTTGAAGGGGAACCCTTTCAGCAGATAAATCAAGAATTCAAATTTAAGATCAACCGCATTGATCTTTCTGCACTTGAGGCACAGTATCAACAACGTAAATTAGCTGAGTTGATCCGATATGATGCAGAAAAGAGTTTTGACTTGGCAACTGAGCTAATGCTACGGGTGAGTTATATTATAGCTGGCCCAGATAACCAAAATACTCTGTTATTTAATATGCATCACATCGCCTCTGACGGCTGGTCGATGAATATATTTGTACGTGAGTTTGTTGCTGAGTATCAAGCGCTGCAAATGGGACAAGAAACCAGACTTACTCCATTGGCTATCCAATATATTGACTTTGCTGTGTGGCAACGGCAGTGGCTAACAGAAAGTCGCTTAGCGGAGCAGTTACGTTACTGGCGACAGCAGTTATCAGGTGCTCCGTTATTGCATCGTTTACCTTTGGATTATCCTCGCCCAGAGCGCAAAGGTAATGAGGGAGCCAGAGTGTTCAGTCGCTATTCTACTGCGGCTATAGAGGCTTTTGCCATGCGCCATGGAATGACCCCCTTTATGGTTTTTCATGCAGCCCTGAGTATTGTACTTTGCCGTCACAGTAACCAATCAGAGTTTATTGTTGGGACTCCGTTTGCAAATAGACAAAACACAGCACTGGCACCGCTAATTGGCTTTTTTGTCAATACCCTAATTTTAAAGTCATCTATCAAACATGATACTGTCGCTGCATTTTTAACTCATATTCGTGATACCAATTTAGCCGCGCAAAGCTATCAAGACTTACCGTTTGAGCAGATTGTAGAGCATTGCCAAGTTGAGCGTAGCGTGCAGCATACTCCTATTTTCCAAGTGATGCTGAGTATGTTTCAGGGTGAGTCGTCAAGCAAGCCGAGCCTATCCCTTCAGGGAGTGGAGTTCGAGGAAGTCTTATCAGATAACATTACTACCAAGTATGACTTAGACATCAGCATTTCCCTGTCCGAATCTGGCTGCAAACTCACTTGGGTCTATGATACCGAGTTATTTAATGAAGAAACCATAACTCAATTTGATAGGCACTTCGGTAATGTTTTGGACAACCTTCTAACGCAACCTGTGGAGCAGCCCTTAGTAGAGTTGGAACTCTTAAGTGAGCGAGAGCGGTCTTATTTGCTCACGGAGTTGAATAGTACAGCTCAGGATGTTGAGGTGCCGAGCTGTTTATTGCATGAGTTGTTTGAGCGTCAAGCAAAGAGCCAACCGGATGCGGTGGCGGTAGAAACCGCCAGTGAAAGTATCAGCTATGGTCAGCTCAACCAACGTGCAAACCAATTGGCACGACAACTACAGCATCAAGCAGTGCAGCTAGGAGATGCGGTGGGGATATTGCTAACGCGCTCGGTGAATATGGTTGTGGCAGTGTTGGCAGTATTAAAAGCTGGAGGACGCTATGTCCCACTGGACCCTAATTATCCCAAACAGCGACTAGAGTATATTGTTGCAGATACGCAGTTGCAGCATGTTATTTGTAACGAGCATACTCAAGGGCTGTTGGATATCGCAGGTGTCACTCTGTGGCAGCTAGACGCCACTAAACTACAGCAGGACTTAGCACAACAGTGTAGAGACAACTTAGGCCGTCATCCGCAAGCTACGAGCGACCAGCCAAGTTACCTTATTTATACATCAGGCTCGACAGGTAAGCCAAAAGGGGTAGTGATAGCGCACAGGAATGCGTTGGCGATGGTGCAGTGGGCAGGAGAGTTTTATCAGCCGGAAGAGTTAGCGGGGGTGTTGGCAAGCACGTCACTTAACTTCGACTTATCGGTGTTTGAGTTATTCGTTCCACTGAGCTTTGGTGGCAAAGTAATCTTAGTGGAAAACATTCTGACTCTGCTAAACGAAGACATAGCGGGTATTAGTCTAATTAATACAGTGCCGTCGGGAATAGATGCATTGCTGGCGGCGCAGCGGCTTCCTAGCTCGGTTCTGAGTGTCAACTTGGCAGGAGAGCCACTGGCACAGACAGTAGTAGAGAAGTTATTTAGTGGGCGAGAGTTACGGCGAGTTGTGAACTTGTATGGACCGTCAGAGGATACGACGTACTCCACTTACTATGAAATGACAGCGGCACCGGAGCAGGCCCCAAGAATAGGTCGTCCGGTGTCCAATACGCAGGCTTACGTACTGGGAGAACAAGGAGAGCTGTTACCGTTTGGAGTAACGGGTGAGTTGTATTTAGGTGGTGCGGGCGTGGCTTGTGGTTATCTTAATCAGCCACAGCTAACGGCACAGCGTTTTATTCCAGACCGCTTTAGTCACAACACAGATGCACGACTTTATCGTACAGGAGACTTAGTTCGATATGACCAACAAGGAGAGTTGTGTTTTATAGGGCGCGTTGACGAGCAGGTGAAGTTACGAGGTTTTCGTATTGAGCTTGGGGAAATAGAGCATCACCTAAATAGCCATGATGCAGTAATAGAATCGCTAGTGTTAGTGGTAGAAGAGGCAGGAGAGGCGCAGTTACAGGCTTACGTTCGAACAGAAGAAGCGACGGGTTTGGCACAGCAGCTACGTGAGTATCTACGGGCATTACTACCAGAGTACATGCTGCCAAGTCGCTACATTGCGGTATCACAGTGGCCGCTATCCCCGAACGGTAAAATTGACAAAAATGCGCTAAAAGCGAAAGTTAATCAGCCTATAGCTGAACAAATAATGCAGCCTCAGTCAGAGACTGAGGTTAAGTTGTTAAATATTTGGTCTAGCATATTAAATACTCCGGTTACTGAAATAGACCTAAATAGTAGCTTTTTTAGTCAAGGCGGGCATTCCCTACGGGCGGTAAAAATGCAAGCTGCAATACAAGCAGAATTTGCAAAGTCACTGTCCTTACAAACCATTTTTAAGGCCCAAAGCATTAGAAATATAGCTCACTGTCTTGATGAGCAAGCTGACTATATTCTTGGCGCGACGATTCAAGCTAAGGCAGATAAGTCACAATTACACCCGCTGTCTTATGCACAAAAGCGGTTGTGGTTTATAGATAACCTGAATCAAGGTAGTTCTGAATACCATATTACTTCAGCGGTACAACTAAGCGGGAAATTTGATTTAGCGAGCGCGCAGCAATCCTTTACTTTGCTTATTGAGCGTCATGAGACTTTAAGAACCGTCTTTATTAAATCGGCTGATGGCGTTGTGATGCAGAAAGTTAATCATACTAAGCCTTTTCAGATAAAGCACTTATCATTGACTCACTTAACGGGAGATGCGCAAAAGCTGGCTTTAGAACGGTTGATACATGAGCAAAACAGTCAGCCTTTTGATCTGAGTTTAGACCAAATGCTACGTGTTTCGGCGGTAAGTTTAGCGGAAGATGAGCTTGCGATTATTTTTACAGTACATCATATTGCTTCAGACGCTTGGTCAATGGGGGTCTTGGTTAATGAGTTTTGTAGTATCTATCAGGTGCAGGTGACTCAACAGCCACAAGACTTACCTCCTCTCAGTATACAATATAGTGATTATGCACATTGGCAGCAACAGAGTGACACCCAAGCGAGAATAAGTAGTCAGTTGCATTATTGGCAGCAGCAGTTGCAAGGGCTGCCCTCTGTGCACCAAATACCGTTAGATCACGCTAGGCCGAGTGCTAAGTTAAGTAATGGTAAACGCCTACAACGAAAATTACCCTCAGCGTTGGCTGAGAAATTACAAAGGCTTGCTACCGCTGCCAATATAACCCCTTTTATGCTCTACCATGGGGCATTAAGCCTATTAATATCAAAATATAGCTATGAACACGACGTTGTGATTGGCACCCCTGTAGCAAATCGATGTCAAACAGAGCTGGAGCCGTTGATCGGCTTCTTTGTCAACACACTAGTGCTTCGTAGTGATACTCAAGAGCGTACTTTATCTGCATTCTTTCAGCATATTCGCGACGTGAACCTTGCAGCGCAAGAACATCAGGAAGTACCGTTTGAACAAGTGGTAGATGCTTGTTGTAACTCTCGTACAACTCAATATACACCGCTATTTCAGATCATGTTGAACATGAATAATACGGAGTCTTCATCGTTCACGCTTAGTGGTGTAGAAGCAAATCTTATCCCAGTGGCAGCTGATAGATGCAAATATGACTTAGAGTTTGCGGTACAGCTAAGTAGCAGTTGCCCTGTGTTGATGTTGCAATACGATACTAGCTTATTTTTACCCAGTAGTATGGAGTTAATGCTGGCCGATTTCGCCGCATTGCTAACAAGCTTAAGTGAATGTACTTTTGAAACGACGATGCTTAGTGAGCTTACGCTTTCCTCATCAGAACGGGGATATATTGGGCGAGAAGCACCACAAGAATTAAGGTTACAAGAGTCGTTTCAACAGCAGGTCAATAGAAAACCAAAACAGGCAGCACTGCAGTTTTCTAACAGCACGATGACTTATGCGGATTTGGCAGCACAAGTTCAAGATCTCGCTTGCTACTTAGTAACTCATTTCCCACCTCATGCTCGAATTGGTATTTGTCTCGGCCGTTGTGAGTCTTTGTTGGTTTCAGTATTAGCAATATTGCGTGCTGATATGACCTATGTTCCTATGGATCCGAGTCACCCAGAGCAACGTTTGTTAAGAATAGCCGAGCATGCGGAGCTGGCAGCCATTATAACAAAGCCTGAGTGGCAGTCGAAGCTACAAGGCGTCTCAATTGCTACTGTCGTCGATATCAACACCTATGAGAAAACGGCTAAAACTAAGTTAGCTGAGGTGTACAGCAACCCTGTCGCGTATGTTATTTATACATCTGGTTCAACTGGCACACCGAAAGGAATTGAGGTACTACATAAAGGCTTAAGTAACTATCTTGATTATGCAGCAAAGCATTATCTCCGTGCAGGTATATTACGGTCAGTAGTTAGTTCAACACTGAGTTTTGATGCAACGTTAACTTCGTTATTGGCACCACTTATCAGCGCTAAAACAATCACGATACTGCCAGAAGAAGATACTTTAGCTGATCTGTATCAGTGTTTGCGCAGTGGCCCTGCTAGTTTGTTTAAACTTACACCATCCCACCTGAAGGCGCTTTGCGCTATTCACCATGGTGAGAGTATTACAACACCTCATACGATAGTGGTGGGTGGGGAACAGTTTACAGGCCAGCTGTTGGGACAGTGTCAGCGATGGCTCAATGGCGCGACCTTTGTGAACGAATATGGCCCTTCGGAAACCGTCGTTGGCTGTTGTGATTATGTTGTACTTCCTGGCCAGAAAGAGCCCGCTAGTGCAGCGGTTTCAATAGGTCGTGCGATTGCAAATACCCAACTTTATGTGCTTGACCCATATCTTCAGGTGGCACCTAAAGGTGGGGTCGGTGAGCTATGTATTGCCGGCTTTGGAGTTGCTAAAGGATATGTACAGCAGCCCCAACTCACAGCCGAAAAGTTTCTGAATTGGCAAGGGGAGCGGATCTATCGCAGTGGGGATCTTGTCCGTCAACGCAAAGATGGCAACTTAGTTTACGTAGGCCGGATCGATGAACAGGTAAAAATTCGTGGCTATCGTATTGAGTTGGCTGAAATTGAGGCGCTTGCAGTAGCGTTTACTGGCGTTGAACAAGCCGTAGCCCATGTTATCGAAGGAAAAAATAACAGTGCTCAGTTATTACTTTATATAACGTTAAAACCAACTTTGTGTGGCAATGAGCAGACTTCATTGTTGAAGCGTTACCTCGCCGAACAATTACCAGAATATATGGTGCCGAGCCAGTTTGTGGTGTTGGAGCAATTTCCACTTACAGTCAATGGTAAGGTTGATAAACGCGCTTTGCCACAACCGGAATTGACGACAGCACATTACCGAGGACCACAAAATAAAACAGAAGCGCAATTGCAGCAATTATGGTCGAGTTTATTAAAGATACCGCAAGCGTCACTGAGCTGTGAGGCAAACTTCTTTGCCCTAGGTGGCGACTCAATATTATCAATTCAGCTAGTCTCACGGGCAGCGGAGCAAGGCCTGTATTTTAGTGTTAAAGACCTGTTTCGTCATCAACACATCGTGGCATTAGCACGGTGTGTAAAGCAGAGCAAAGGATACACGATAGCACAAGAGGCGGTGATAGGAGAGATGCCATTGCTGCCTATTCAGCAGGCATTTTTCAAAAACGAAACGGCGTTAGCCCACTTTAACCAGTCGGTTCTATTAAGTACCCCAGAGGATTTTGACACCCAATGCCTGATACCGATGTTGCAAGCTTTGGTCACGAGACATGACGCACTGAGGCTCAGTTTTGATAAATCACAGGGGCAGTGGCGAGGTTGGTATCAAGCCTTGGAAGCATTGGCGCTATCAAACTGCATAGAGCAGCATGAGTGGGATGGAGAGGCAGAGAGTTTAACGGCTATTGCAGAGCGAGCGCAGCGCAGCTTATCACCGATAGATGGTGAGTTATTACGATTGGTCTATTTGGCGAACAAAGCGGGTACAGGACGCTTGCTGTTGGTGATACATCACTTAGTTGTGGATGGGGTTTCTTGGCGTATTTTGCTGTCAGACATAGCACAGCTCTATCAACAATACCAAGCGGGAGAAGCATTGCAGCTTGGTGATAAGACACATAGTTATCAACAGTGGGGAAGACACTTACAGCGCTATAGCGAGAGTGAAGGGCTTCAGCAGCAACGCTCATATTGGCGGGAACTAGAGGCAGATAATAGTTGGCAACAGCATTATGGTCATGAGCAAGTACAAGCAGGTGTACGGCGACAATTACAAATCCAATTGAGTGAGGGTGAGACACAGGCTTTGCTCACGATGGTGCCACAGAGTTATCGAACTCAGGTGAATGAAGTACTCTTGGCGGCTTTGTGGTTAGCTCATCAACGTTGTAGTGGTGCTCAAACGCTATCGGTGACACTAGAAGGGCATGGGCGTGAGGGAGTTGCGGGGGTAATAGATTTAAGTCAAACCGTAGGCTGGTTTACCAGTATGTATCCATTGCAGCTAAGCGTGCAAGCGGCGGAGGATGTCGGTGGTATTTTGATGGCGGTAAAAGAGCAATACCGTCAGGTTCCGGATACGGGGATAGGCTATGGCGTATTAAAGTACCTGTGCGGTGATAGCGAGCTTGCGGATAAGATGATGCCGGCTTTGCAGTTTAATTACCTAGGACAGTTTGACCAAACGGTAAAACAGACAGGCGCCTTTAACATAGCAGAGGAAAATAGAGGGCAACATATAAGTGCAGCTCGGATAGCACAAGAAGAGTTGGTGTTAAATGGGAAGGTGGTATTTGGCAGTTTAGGCTTTACGCTGAATTATGACACAGGGTGTTATTGCGAGGGAGCGCTATCGACGTTGATGAAGGCTTATGAGCAGGCCTTAAGAGACGTTATTACGCATTGTAAGGCGGTGGGCGTTGGGCCTTATACACCGAGTGATTTTCCATTGGCGAGGGTGACTACGGAAGAGTTAGAGCGATGGGATATTGGGTCGGATATTGCAGATTTATATCCAGCGACGGGGATGCAACAGGGGTTGTTATTCCATGGTTTGTTGGAAGCAGGGAGTTATGTCACGCAGACTCGGATAAGCTTCAAGGATTTGGATGCAAGCGCATTTAAAGCTGCATGGTTAGCGGTAATAGAGCGGCACAATATTTTTAGAACGGCATTTGTAGGAATAGAGCAAGGGAATGCGCATCAAAGGGTGAGCGCACATGCGGTACTGCCTTGGAAGGAAGAAGATTTAAGGGAGATGTCACAGGCGCAGCAGCAACATTATTTAGACGATTATCAGCGTATGGATAAGCGCAAAGCCTTTGCGATAGATGCAGCACCACTGATGCGCTTTAGCTTATTTAATGTAGGAGATGAACATACGTTGCTCTGGAGTTACCACCATGCGCTACTGGATGGGTGGTGTATTCCGTTGGTATTTAAGGAGATAAAGCAATGTTATGAAGCGCTGTGTGCGGGTATACCGTTAGCAAGTGGAGCGCCAGAATACAGCTATAGAGATTATGCTCAGTGGCTGAGTGAGCAAGACAAGGAGGAGACGGTAGCGTTTTGGCGAGACACGTTAGCACCGCTGAGTAGCCATACTCAGTTGCCAGCGGAGCAAGGAGAGGTGGGAGCAGGAGAGGGCGAGTATCGCATTGAGTTTAGTGTATCAGAGACGGCGGCGTTACAACGGTTGGCGGCGGAAGCGAGAACGACGTTAAATATAGTCGTACAAACGGCATGGGGTGTGTTGTTGCAGCGCTATGGCAACCAAGGTGCGGTGGTGTTTGGTTCGGTGACGTCAGGGCGGCCGGCAAGTCTTGCGGGTGTCGAGTCGATATTAGGTTTGTTTATCAATACAGTACCGGTGGTCGTAGAGAGCGGTGCAGAAGATACGGTGCTTGGGCTATTGCAGGCGCAGCACGAACAGCAAGTGGCGCGAGAAGGGCATAGCTACTATCCGTTGTATGAAATACAAAAACAGTCGCCGTTGGGAGAGCCTCTGTTTAATAGCGTATTTGTATTTGAGAACTATCCGGTTGATGCGCAGTTAAGTGAAGCGGATGAGCAGTCGGGGCTAGAGGTTACGACAGCGGAGACAACGGAAGGGACGAACTACGACTTAACGGTAGTGGCGCATGTATCGGAAGGGTTGAGTATTCGCTTAGAAGGCGGGGCGGGGCACTATAACTCGGCGAGTTTGGCACGTTTAGGCGGACATTATAAGCGTTTGCTATTGGGGTTGACGAAGGCCTTGAAGGTTGCGGAGGTTGAGCTTTTAAGTGAGCGAGAGCGGTCTTATTTGCTCACGGAGTTGAATAGTACAGCTCAGGATGTTGAGGTGCCGAGCTGTTTATTGCATGAGTTGTTTGAGCGTCAAGCAAAGAGCCACCCAGATGCGGTGGCGGTAGAAACCGCCAATGAAAGTATCAGCTATGGTCAGCTCAACCAACGTGCGGAAGCTGTCAGCCAGCATTTGTGCGCAAATTCAATATACCAAGTTGGGGATACCGTAGGCGTATATGTTGGGCGTTCGACAGATATGATGGTGGCAATACTGGCCATTTTAAAAGCGGGAGGTACGTACTTACCTTTAGAGCCCAGCTACCCAATTTCTCGAACTGAGTATATGTTGCAAGATTCGGAGGCGACTTGTGTACTTACCGACTCACCCCTTGAGTCTGATCTTAAGCATTTAGCCTTGGAACGTATTTGTGTTGCAAATGCTGTACAGACAGTCGTGGGAGAGGGTTGTAGTCAAAGTAGAGGAAAGTTAAGCGATACAGCTTATATTATCTATACCTCAGGTACGACAGGCAATCCAAAAGGAGTGGCTATTGCGCATCAAAGTGTGACTGAACTTGCGGTAGCCTTGAAAAAACGCTTACCTACAGGTCGAAATGCTCGTGTATTGCAGTTTTCAACCCCCTGTTTTGACGCTTCTGTTTTGGAGTGGGTGTGGGCATTGACGCAGGGCGCAAGTCTTCACATTTGTGGCGAGCAGGAAAGAGCAAACCCAGATCTTATGGCACGCTATCTCGTGCAGCAGAAAATTACGCACACATTACTAACTCCATCTTATCTTGCTCATCTACCATTTCGAGAGGATTATCACTTTGCAGCCTTGGCTGTAGGTGGAGAGGCTTGTGATGAGGAGCTAGGCTGGCGTTGGGCATGTCATTATCCAGTTTTTAATCTCTACGGCCCAACCGAAATCACCGTGTGCGCCAGTATTGCTGAAATTTATGAGAACGAACAGATCACTATTGGGCGGGCAATGCCAAATACTGAGCTATATATCTTGGATCAATCACAGCAGCTTTGCCCTTTTGGTGTTGCAGGAGAGTTGTACATTGGTGGTAATGGTGTAGCCAAAGGTTACATCAATAGAGCAGAGCTTACTGCTGAAAGGTTTGTAACATTGCCTAACTTAGCCCCTTGTAAACGTCTTTACCGGACTGGAGATTTAGTGCGTTACCTTGAAAGTGGTGAGCTTGAATATTTAGGCCGAGCTGACGAACAAATAAAAATTCGAGGATATCGCATTGAGCCTAGAGAGGTTGAACGTCAATTAGCGCTATTAGAGCAAGTTAACAAAGCGGTGATCAAGATAGATAAAGATGGTCAAGGTCACAATCGAATGCTTGCTTATATAGAGCCGATAACAACGGTGGGCCCTGATTTTGTTAGCCACATTAAGTCGCAATTACGCACTAACTTACCTGCTTTTATGGTGCCAGCAGCCATCATTACAGTTGAGCAATGGCCGTTACTTCCAAGCGGTAAAGTTAATAAGGCAGCTCTGAGCTATGAAATTGATAACGTGGAATCTGCGGTTAAAGCTCCCCGTGATGAGATTGAGCAAGCGCTAGCTGGTATTTGGCAACGTCTTTTGAGTATTCCCTACGAACAAATTAGTGTTGATGCTCACTTTATGGAGCTTGGAGGGCATTCATTACTTCTGATCCAATTACTGGCTGAAATCAACGATTATTGGTCACTAGAATTAAGCTTAGCAGAGCTGATCGCTCATCCAGAGATCGCTACATTAGCTGAGAAAGTACGGCAACTTCTGACGATACGAGACCTTAACAGACAAGCCAGTTTAGCCACTGTGATAGAGGAAGGGACGTTGTAA